The following coding sequences lie in one Fusarium poae strain DAOMC 252244 chromosome 1, whole genome shotgun sequence genomic window:
- a CDS encoding hypothetical protein (BUSCO:52872at5125) has product MPDQISVLFVCLGNICRSPMAEGIFQSLAKQPNLKDKIGRIDSCGTAAYHSGEPPDDRTMATLEANGINDYDHLARRFHPSDFTTFDYIFAMDRSNLSDLLRLQKNNPDSTAKVMLFGEFSGTKRPEIVNDPYYGGNDGFSKAYEQCTRFSKNFVKETFGEE; this is encoded by the exons ATGCCTGACCAAATATCCGTCCTCTTTGTGTGTCTGGGCAACATCTGTCGCTCGCCCATGGCCGAAGGTATCTTTCAGAGCCTCGCTAAGCAGCCGAATCTCAAAGACAAGATCGGTCGCATCGATTCTTGCGGCACAG CTGCTTACCACAGCGGCGAACCTCCGGATGATCGAACCATGGCTACACTAGAGGCCAACGGTATAAACGATTATGACCATCTCGCGCGGCGC TTCCACCCGAGCGATTTCACAACTTTCGACTACATCTTTGCCATGGATCGATCAAACCTCTCAGACCTTCTCCGACTACAGAAGAACAACCCCGACTCCACTGCCAAGGTGATGCTGTTTGGAGAGTTTAGCGGCACAAAGCGACCCGAGATCGTTAATGACCCTTACTACGGAGGAAACGACGGATTCTCCAAGGCCTACGAGCAGTGCACGCGATTCTCCAAGAACTTTGTAAAGGAGACATTCGGAGAAGAGTGA
- a CDS encoding hypothetical protein (BUSCO:51048at5125): MENQVERLVEKAWKKYEETPKDKRLLIGVAGIPGSGKTTFSQIITDRINARASSLDPSSPPPATFVPMDGFHLTRAALSAMPDPDTAHFRRGAAFTFDAPKFLTLVQSLSKTPIPSEPILAPSFDHALKDPRDDDIVVKPEHRVVVLEGNYLALDQDVWRDAAKLLDEVWFVEVDFEVARRRLRERHVRAGIVKDLEEGDRRAMENDLVNGKEIIDFRLKVDEVIQSREDGSWVHE; the protein is encoded by the exons ATGGAGAACCAAGTTGAGAGACTCGTCgaaaaggcgtggaagaaaTATGAAGAGACACCAAAGGATAAGCGGCTAT TGATTGGCGTTGCTGGTATCCCAGGCTCGG GCAAAACAACATTTTCACAAATCATCACTGACAGAATCAACGCCCGCGCATCATCTTTGGATCCATCTTCTCCTCCCCCGGCAACCTTTGTCCCTATGGATGGCTTCCATCTCACTCGCGCCGCTCTCTCAGCTATGCCCGACCCTGACACTGCTCACTTCCGTCGCGGTGCAGCCTTTACTTTTGATGCCCCCAAGTTTCTCACTCTAGTCCAATCCCTTTCCAAGACACCCATCCCATCGGAACCCATCCTAGCACCGTCCTTTGACCACGCGCTTAAGGATCCTCGAGACGATGACATCGTTGTCAAACCAGAGCATCGCGTCGTTGTGCTTGAGGGAAACTATCTCGCTCTAGATCAAGATGTTTGGCGGGACGCAGCCAAGTTACTGGATGAGGTGTGGTTTGTCGAGGTGGACTTTGAAGTTGCGAGAAGACGCTTGAGGGAAAGGCATGTTAGAGCGGGTATCGTCAAGGATCTAGAGGAGGGTGATCGGAGAGCCATGGAGAACGATCTTGTTAATGGTAAAGAGATCATCGATTTTAGACTCAAGGTAGATGAAGTGATCCAGAGTCGCGAAGATGGAAGTTGGGTACATGAGTAA
- a CDS encoding hypothetical protein (MEROPS:MER0001728~BUSCO:26811at5125) yields the protein MAAQVPTEALKELNVADGSQKPGANAQSNTDAAGDEHGGDDSEDEADGAAPGEGAGKKKKKRKPRKKKKNPTSQSDPPRVQVSQLFPNKSYPPGEEVEYKDENTYRTTDEEKRHLDNLNADFLADYREAAEIHRQVRQWTQKNVKPGQTLTSIAEGIEDGVRALTGHPGLEDGDSLKAGMGFPCGLSLNHCAAHYTPNAGNKMVLQKEDVMKVDFGVHVNGRIVDSAFTMSFDNKYDNLLQAVKEATNAGIAEAGIDARVGEIGAVIQETMESFEVEIDGTTYPVKSIRNLTGHNILPYSIHGTKAVPIVKSNDQTKMEEGDVFAIETFGSTGNGYVRDDMETSHYAKRGDSSHVDLRLSSAKSLLNVINKNFGTLPFCRRYLDRIGQDKYLLGLNNLVNAGIVEAYPPLCDKKGSYTAQFEHTILIRPTVKEVISRGDDY from the exons ATGGCAGCTCAAGTCCCCACTGAAGCTCTCAAGGAGCTCAACG TGGCCGATGGCTCTCAGAAGCCCGGCGCGAACGCACAATCAAACACCGACGCTGCCGGCGACGAGCACGGCGGCGATGATTCCGAAGACGAAGCCGATGGTGCCGCCCCTGGCGAGGGAGCcggcaagaaaaagaagaagagaaagcccagaaagaagaagaagaacccTACCAGCCAGAGCGACCCTCCTCGAGTTCAGGTCAGCCAGTTGTTCCCTAACAAATCCTACCCTCCCGGAGAGGAGGTCGAGTACAAGGACGAGAACACCTACCGTACCACCGACGAGGAGAAGCGCCACCTCGATAACCTCAACGCCGACTTCCTTGCCGATTACCGCGAGGCTGCCGAGATTCATCGCCAGGTGCGACAATGGACTCAGAAGAACGTCAAGCCTGGACAGACCTTGACCTCGATCGCCGAGGGCATCGAAGATGGTGTTCGCGCTCTTACCGGCCACCCTGGACTGGAGGATGGCGACAGTCTCAAGGCTGGTATGGGTTTCCCTTGCGGTCTTAGTCTCAACCACTGCGCCGCGCACTACACTCCCAACGCCGGTAACAAGATGGTACTGCAGAAGGAGGACGTCATGAAGGTCGATTTCGGTGTCCACGTCAACGGCCGCATTGTCGATTCTGCTTTTACCATGTCTTTCGACAACAAGTACGACAACCTTCTCCAGGCCGTCAAGGAGGCCACCAACGCCGGTATTGCCGAGGCCGGTATTGACGCTCGCGTTGGCGAGATTGGAGCTGTTATCCAGGAGACAATGGAGAGTTTTGAGGTTGAGATCGACGGAACCACCTACCCCGTCAAGAGTATTCGCAACCTTACAGGCCATAACATTCTGCCTTACAGCATCCACGGCACCAAGGCCGTGCCCATCGTCAAGAGTAACGACCAGACCAAGATGGAAGAGGGCGACGTCTTTGCCATTGAGACCTTTGGCAGTACCGGTAACGGATACGTCCGGGACGATATGGAGACGTCGCACTACGCGAAGCGAGGAGACTCCTCGCACGTTGATCTGCGCTTGAGCTCTGCCAAGTCGCTTCTCAACGTGATTAACAAGAACTTTGGCACCTTGCCTTTCTGTCGCCGATACCTCGACCGTATTGGTCAGGACAAGTACCTGCTTGGA CTTAACAACCTGGTCAACGCTGGTATCGTCGAAGCGTACCCACCCTTGTGTGACAAGAAGGGCTCGTACACCGCTCAGTTTGAGCAT ACCATTCTGATCCGACCCACCGTGAAGGAGGTCATCAGCCGTGGAGACGACTACTAA
- a CDS encoding hypothetical protein (BUSCO:50066at5125): MSRRPPKGEYIETDTGNKVARKAVLVGTQNIMLGGKTVIQPEVMIRGDLARTVTASSSGSAPANNTAVAIGRYCFLARGVLLRPPGRMYKGAFTYMPLRIGDHVFVGQGTIVQAAAVGNHVQIGKGCTIGEFAILKDYVQVLDGTVVPPNMVIPSFSIVAGQPAKVIGEIPEGGHEEFELRDMYKTVGNNPQPPAS, translated from the exons ATGTCTCGTCGTCCTCCAAAAGGCGAGTACATCGAGACC GACACTGGTAACAAAGTCGCCCGTAAGGCCGTCCTCGTCGGAACTCAAAACATCATGCTCGGCGGCAAAACCGTCATCCAACCCGAAGTCATGATCAGAGGCGATCTCGCACGCACCGTCACCGCATCTTCCTCCGGCAGCGCACCAGCCAATAACACTGCCGTCGCTATAGGCCGATACTGCTTCCTCGCACGGGGCGTCTTGCTGCGTCCACCAGGCCGCATGTACAAGGGCGCCTTTACATATATGCCGCTGCGCATAGGAGACCACGTATTTGTTGGCCAGGGGACTATCGTTCAGGCTGCTGCGGTGGGAAACCATGTGCAGATCGGAAAGGGGTGTACTATCGGCGAGTTTGCCATTCTCAAGGACTACGTTCAGGTTCTCGACGGGACGGTCGTGCCGCCTAACATGGTCATTCCTAGTTTCTCAATTGTTGCGGGTCAACCGGCCAAGGTTATCGGGGAGATTCCTGAGGGGGGACATGAGGAGTTTGAGTTGAGGGATATGTACAAGACTGTTGGAAACAATCCTCAACCACCAGCGTCATGA
- a CDS encoding hypothetical protein (BUSCO:57739at5125): MDEEDPLANFAFADVSSDEADEVEATKSRRTGQSEEAWRVIQKEFEAKVENGNIHQKIKLPLGPGASKMEIQEVIHAVEEHYFFRRFNEAEELAKKVLNTSTGLDKDSQQILQAYQDKSHQKNNKST; encoded by the exons atggatgaagaagacccTCTTGCCAACTTCGCCTTTGCGGATGTATCTTCTGATGAGGCCGACGAGGTAGAGGCCACAAAGTCGCGCCGGACAGGTCAATCAGAGGAGGCCTGGAGAGTCATTCAGAAGGAGTTCGAGGCAAAGGTTGAGAATGGCAAC atacaCCAGAAGATCAAGTTGCCGCTAGGTCCAGGAGCATCCAAGATGGAAATTCAGGAGGTCATTCATGCCGTTGAAGAACACTACTTCTTTCGTCGTTTCAACGAGgctgaagaactggcaaagAAAGTCCTGAACACAAGCACTGGCCTGGATAAAGACTCGCAACAAATATTGCAAGCATACCAAGACAAAAGTCATCAAAAGAATAACAAATCCACTTAA
- a CDS encoding hypothetical protein (BUSCO:42737at5125) — MTDNHTEAPPPIPAKSPIERKPVGGIPPKDPTVERTPTLPPRPSQDTDKKETEAPQKKSTSTRSKSPPSPIKVDKSQPEDFEGELATNNDIPSPETLKKIGKYIVLDRHGKSHPFKTLYTGSNVARRVLIIFVRHFFCGNCQEFLRSLSEAVTPESLLRLPVSTFIAVIGCGDPALIDMYVNETGCRFPVYTDPTRSIFDGLGMSKTLQMGAKPAYMRRSMAHSIVGSIIQGVKQIPTGNVLKMGDQRQVGGEFLFEPQDILTPVTTPRNEKAQPISAFEEAEEREPGSDNYGNEEKRVTWCHRMKTTRDHAEIPELIEVLGLDQTAPTGREANRASVTSARKGKGRSMAQEIRKLSAERSRTSDET; from the exons ATGACCGACAACCACACAGAGGCTCCGCCTCCCATACCCGCCAAATCTCCCATTGAACGAAAGCCCGTGGGAGGCATCCCACCCAAGGATCCAACCGTTGAACGAACCCcgactcttcctcctcgaccTTCCCAAGACACAGACAAGAAAGAGACCGAAGCTCCTCAGAAAAAGTCTACTTCTACCAGGAGCAAGTCCCCGCCATCCCCGATCAAAGTCGACAAGTCACAGCCCGAAGACTTTGAGGGCGAGCTTGCGACGAACAATGATATTCCCTCCCCTGAGACCCTCAAGAAGATTGGGAAATATATCGTTCTCGACCGCCATGGAAAATCACACCCTTTTAAGACCCTCTATACTGGCAGTAACGTCGCACGTCGTGTGCTCATCATCTTTGTCAGACACTTTTTCTGTGGT AACTGCCAGGAATTCCTACGCTCTCTATCCGAAGCCGTAACTCCCGAATCTCTACTGAGATTGCCGGTCAGCACCTTTATCGCTGTCATTGGATGTGGCGATCCTGCCCTTATCGACATGTATGTCAACGAGACAGGATGTCGCTTCCCTGTATACACCGACCCGACAAGGTCAATTTTCGACGGTCTCGGCATGTCAAAGACGTTGCAAATGGGCGCCAAGCCTGCATACATGCGCCGAAGCATGGCTCACAGCATCGTGGGCAGTATAATCCAGGGCGTTAAGCAAATCCCCACCGGAAACGTTCTCAAGATGGGCGACCAGCGTCAAGTAGGCGGCGAATTCCTTTTCGAGCCGCAAGACATCCTCACGCCTGTCACGACACCGCGAAATGAAAAGGCGCAGCCCATCAGCGCATTTGAGGAGGCAGAGGAGCGAGAACCAGGATCTGATAATTACGGAAACGAAGAGAAGAGGGTTACGTGGTGTCATCGCATGAAGACTACGCGCGATCATGCTGAGATCCCTGAGCTTATCGAGGTACTCGGACTAGACCAAACCGCTCCTACTGGACGAGAGGCGAACCGCGCTTCAGTAACTTCAGCTCGAAAGGGCAAGGGACGCAGTATGGCACAGGAGATTAGGAAGCTGAGCGCCGAAAGATCTCGGACATCTGACGAGACGTGA
- a CDS encoding hypothetical protein (SECRETED:SignalP(1-17)): MLVNSLFVLASAALALASPLKPHGPGSSCKPGKPVPVLPVNGGPTELPSPPQGATLKHIALGFGIQNYTCADAAATPAAQGALAVLYDVTHLYPGQGHASLNQDKWAALTSDVLNTGKIPLNLNDNGVGASLTNPFPKKSSFKLEGTPKSLPYLGHHFFNAAGVPTFDLDAANQLLLCKKLDGIKAPASAPAGPEGTGAVDWLYLGDAGGSIGVSYVYRVLTAGGASHGCKAKGVDSTSYTTLYWFYG, encoded by the exons ATGCTCGTCAACTCCCTTTTCGTCCTCGCCTCTgcggctttggctttggcttctCCTCTTAAACCCCACGGTCCTGGTTCTAGCTGCAAGCCTGGAAAGCCTGTTCCCGTCCTTCCAGTCAATGGTGGTC CCACTGAACTTCCTTCTCCACCTCAAGGCGCAACTCTCAAGCACATCGCCCTTGGTTTCGGTATTCAGAACTACACCTGCGCTGACGCCGCTGCCACGCCCGCAGCCCAGGGTGCTTTGGCTGTCCTCTACGATGTCACTCACCTCTACCCGGGTCAAGGTCATGCATCTCTTAACCAAGACAAGTGGGCTGCTCTTACATCCGATGTCCTCAACACGGGCAAGATCCCTCTGAACCTCAACGACAACGGTGTCGGAGCCTCTCTCACCAACCCCTTCCCCAAGAAGTCATCTTTCAAGCTTGAAGGCACACCCAAGAGCTTGCCTTACCTTGGCCACCACTTCTTCAACGCTGCCGGTGTTCCTACCTTTGACCTCGACGCTGCCAACCAGCTCCTCCTCTGCAAGAAGCTCGATGGAATCAAGGCTCCTGCTTCTGCCCCTGCTGGCCCTGAAGGAACTGGTGCTGTTGACTGGCTCTACCTTGGTGATGCCGGTGGCAGCATTGGAGTCTCATACGTCTACCGTGTTCTGACTGCTGGTGGCGCTTCTCACGGCTGCAAGGCAAAGGGCGTCGATAGCACCTCTTACACAACCCTCTACTGGTTCTACGGTTAA
- a CDS encoding hypothetical protein (BUSCO:48871at5125) has protein sequence MKVFSNSVTYNYSWDEVSTANWTKYGPWNNKSEHVIAVDTLSREVDPATGILRTERLITCKQTVPDWIKTIIGGTGDESFMYEASYVDPVNKTVTMVSQNLTWSNLVNVQEEVVYKPLGDHQTQFIQNANITALCGGWQRIKNSIEDTMVSRFRENAVKGREGFERVLMMSRKAFAEERARQVL, from the coding sequence ATGAAGGTCTTCAGCAACAGCGTCACCTACAACTACTCCTGGGACGAGGTGTCCACAGCCAACTGGACAAAATACGGCCCCTGGAACAACAAGTCTGAGCATGTCATCGCCGTCGACACTCTCTCCCGCGAAGTCGACCCCGCGACAGGTATCCTCCGAACCGAGCGTCTGATCACATGCAAGCAAACTGTCCCAGACTGGATCAAGACCATCATCGGCGGCACTGGAGACGAGAGCTTCATGTACGAAGCCAGCTACGTCGACCCCGTCAACAAGACCGTCACCATGGTCAGCCAGAACTTGACGTGGAGCAATCTCGTCAACGTTCAGGAGGAAGTTGTCTACAAGCCTCTCGGCGACCACCAGACTCAGTTTATCCAAAACGCCAACATCACTGCTTTGTGCGGTGGCTGGCAGCGAATTAAGAACAGCATCGAAGACACAATGGTTTCCCGCTTCCGCGAGAACGCCGTCAAGGGCCGTGAAGGCTTCGAGCGCGTCTTGATGATGAGCCGCAAGGCCTTTGCCGAGGAGAGGGCCCGTCAGGTTCTATAA
- the SPM1_2 gene encoding Subtilisin-like proteinase Spm1 (BUSCO:23873at5125), with product MGDLQGRKVFKVFNQDFVVDERYTVTKELGQGAYGIVCAAVNNQTNEGVAIKKVTNVFSKKILAKRALREIKLLQHFRGHRNITCLYDMDIPRPDNFNETYLYEELMECDLAAIIRSGQPLTDAHFQSFIYQILCGLKYIHSANVLHRDLKPGNLLVNADCELKICDFGLARGFSVDPEENAGYMTEYVATRWYRAPEIMLSFQSYTKAIDVWSVGCILAELLGGRPFFKGRDYVDQLNQILHILGTPNEETLSRIGSPRAQEYVRNLPFMPKKPFPSLFPQANPDALDLLDKMLAFDPSSRISVEQALEHPYLQIWHDASDEPDCPTTFNFDFEVVEDVGQMRGMILDEVQRFRQNVRTVPGQSGGGLQGQGVPVPLPQGNGQWTAEDPRPQEYAGHGNTGLEQDLQGGLDASRR from the exons ATGGGCGACCTCCAAGGACGGAAGGTCTTCAAGGTCTTTAACCAAGACTTTGTCGTTGACGAGCGCTACACTGTCACCAAAGAGCTTGGCCAGGGAGCTTACGGTATCGTCTG TGCCGCCGTCAACAACCAAACCAACGAAGGTGTCGCCATCAAAAAGGTCACCAATGTTTTTAGCAAGAAGATTCTGGCCAAGCGCGCCCTGCGCGAGATCAAGCTGCTTCAGCACTTCCGCGGCCACCGCAAC ATCACATGTTTGTACGACATGGACATTCCTCGACCCGATAACTTCAACGAGACCTACTTGTACGAGG AGCTGATGGAGTGTGATTTGGCTGCCATCATCCGTTCTGGCCAGCCTCTTACCGACGCCCACTTCCAATCTTTTATCTACCAGATCCTTTGCGGTCTCAAGTACATTCACTCCGCCAACGTTTTGCACCGAGATCTCAAGCCCGGAAACCTGCTTGTCAACGCCGACTGCGAGCTCAAGATTTGCGATTTCGGTCTTGCCCGAGGTTTCTCAGTCGACCCCGAAGAGAATGCTGGATACATGACCGAGTACGTCGCTACTCGATGGTACCGTGCCCCTGAGATTATGTTGAGCTTCCAGAGCTACACCAAAGCGA TTGATGTTTGGTCTGTTGGTTGTATTCTGGCTGAGCTTTTGGGTGGCCGACCTTTCTTCAAGGGTCGTGACTACGTCGACCAGCTGAACCAGATTCTTCACATTCTCGGAACTCCCAACGAGGAGACCCTCTCCCGTATTGGCTCACCCCGTGCCCAGGAATACGTCCGCAACCTACCTTTCATGCCCAAGAAGCCTTTCCCTAGCCTGTTCCCCCAGGCTAACCCCGACGCTCTCGACCTTCTCGACAAGATGCTCGCCTTCGACCCTTCGTCCCGTATCAGCGTAGAGCAGGCTCTCGAGCACCCTTACTTGCAAATCTGGCATGACGCCTCAGATGAGCCCGACTGCCCCACCACATTCAACTTCGACTTTGaggttgttgaggatgttgGCCAGATGCGAGGTATGATTTTGGACGAGGTTCAACGATTCCGACAGAACGTCCGTACCGTGCCCGGTCAAAGCGGCGGAGGTCTCCAGGGCCAGGGTGTCCCTGTTCCTCTGCCTCAAGGCAATGGTCAATGGACTGCTGAGGACCCTCGACCACAGGAGTATGCTGGTCACGGTAACACCGGACTTGAGCAAGATCTTCAGGGAGGCCTGGATGCTTCTCGAAGATAA
- a CDS encoding hypothetical protein (TransMembrane:10 (i20-38o94-113i156-175o187-210i250-267o299-315i327-346o358-379i391-410o422-446i)~BUSCO:22004at5125) — protein sequence MLSKVQAYLHVDYKPGERRLVQKIDFFILTFCCLSYFVNYLDRNNINNAYVSGMKEDLGFEGDQLNQIFTCFTVGYVIGQVPSNLSLQYIKPRIWFPLMMVLWGGLTMVTASVQSPKSIMVIRFFQGICEASTFVGTHYILGSWYTERELGKRSGIFTASGLAGTMIGGFIQTGIHSSMDGNHGLSGWRWLFIIDGLITIPVALYGYFLFPDTPHTTTAFYLSEEERALAISRVPPAEERPRLTFGYGKMVLTSWFWWGFVILWIIAGETESFSTNALFALFLQNHPTNEYTVAQKNNYPSGVPAIGIVSTLFWATMTDFLSGKRYLVGYFIGITGIATSIMVLVASRDPTNPASTTVVFAAYYWAGSVYACQATFFAWCNDVMRHESAMFRGIVLAGMNTGSNVINAWWSIVFYGASMAPWFIRGMWAMIACSIAMVIWCAALTWRTHKYLKDATITCERQSLEHEKHEVGKEAA from the exons ATGTTGTCAAAAGTGCAGGCCTATCTGCATGTGGACTATAAGCCAGGAGAGAGACGTCTTGTCCAAAAGATTGACTTTTTTATCTTGACCTTTTGTTGTCTAAGTTATTTCGTCAACTAT CTTGATagaaacaacatcaacaatgcCTACGTTTCTGGTATGAAAGAGGATCTTGGGTTCGAGGGTGATCAATTAAACCAGATCTTTACCTGTTTTACTGTCGG ATACGTCATAGGCCAGGTCCCTTCCAACCTCTCTCTGCAATATATAAAACCTCGCATCTGGTTCCCTCTCATGATGGTTCTCTGGGGAGGCCTCACAATGGTTACCGCCTCTGTCCAAAGCCCAAAGTCCATCATGGTCATTCGCTTCTTCCAGGGCATATGCGAAGCATCAACCTTTGTTGGTACACACTACATCCTCGGATCGTGGTACACCGAGAGGGAGTTAGGCAAGCGAAGTGGAATCTTTACAGCTTCTGGCTTGGCTGGTACCATGATTGGAGGTTTCATCCAGACTGGTATTCACTCGAGTATGGATGGCAACCATGGACTAAGCGGTTGGAGATGGCTGTTCATCATTGATGGGCTCATCACTATTCCCGTTGCCCTATATGGCTACTTCTTGTTTCCTGACACGCCGCATACAACTACCGCTTTCTACCTATCCGAGGAAGAGAGAGCTCTCGCCATTTCCAGAGTTCCCCCAGCTGAAGAACGTCCTCGTCTGACCTTTGGCTATGGAAAGATGGTTCTCACCTCATGGTTCTGGTGGGGATTCGTCATTCTTTGGATCATCGCTGGCGAGACCGAGTCCTTCAGCACAAACGCGCTTTTTGCTCTGTTCCTCCAAAACCACCCAACCAACGAATACACCGTCGCGCAGAAGAACAATTACCCCAGTGGTGTTCCCGCAATTGGCATCGTATCTACCCTATTCTGGGCCACAATGACGGATTTCCTATCTGGAAAGCGATATCTTGTCGGGTACTTTATCGGTATCACAGGCATTGCTACGTCCATCATGGTACTCGTCGCTTCTAGAGACCCAACAAACCCTGCGTCGACTACTGTTGTGTTTGCAGCTTATTACTGGGCTGGATCAGTGTATGCTTGTCAGGCTACCTTCTTTGCTTGGTGCAACGATGTCATGCGACATGAGTCAGCCATGTTCCGCGGTATCGTCCTTGCTGGAATGAATACAGGTAGTAATGTTATCAATGCCTGGTGGAGTATAGTCTTTTACGGTGCTTCGATGGCGCCCTGGTTTATT CGAGGAATGTGGGCAATGATTGCTTGTAGCATCGCCATGGTTATATGGTGTGCCGCGTTGACCTGGAGGACTCACAAGTATTTGAAGGATGCGACTATTACTTGCGAGAGGCAAAGTTTGGAGCATGAGAAGCATGAGGTAGGAAAGGAGGCGGCATGA
- a CDS encoding hypothetical protein (TransMembrane:11 (i43-60o111-131i143-164o176-194i206-236o275-298i310-332o338-358i370-391o403-424i431-455o)), with protein sequence MSSGEITRNNVDSREKHRRQQDELSIISEEFDAEEEHRLVKKLDRFIMPIMAVVYFFQYIDKNSLTYTAVFGLRRDLNLTDKDYSLAISVFYIGQLTSQYPAAYILSRFHIIRFIGTTIILCGIMEMCIGASFNFEGLATCRFLLGFAQAAVSPAFIMLTSSWYRQHEHPMRVATWISMNGISQIIGGLLMYTLGDVEMKIRSWRVVFIVLGALTIFFGVVFVIMVPVNIATAWFLSPRERGVATRRLAMDRATCDKANFDCQQLLEALCSPLSWMYFFMAYYIASANPIAKYSSIVIDGVGFSRSDSMLVGLPAGLLNFITSWISALVPWMFPNTRIYTALCLILIPLAGSIMLFVFSSQTDETYSWGIAVSTWLATCYTAPLCSCAGLLASNVKGNTKTSVVGAGFFVAYSIGSIIAPLIWGSESDTRYLAGCTFSIVNWSLLIITLVAYLLIVKKENQTRDCQAANRRLNSEVGGPGGRDDDLSDVSED encoded by the exons ATGTCTTCGGGCGAAATCACAAGAAACAATGTTGACAGCAGAGAGAAGCATAGACGTCAACAAGATGAGCTTTCCATCATTTCCGAAGAATTCGACGCCGAAGAGGAGCATAGGCTAGTGAAGAAACTGGACCGGTTTATCATGCCCATTATGGCAGTTGTTTACTTCTTCCAAT ATATCGACAAAAACTCGCTCACCTATACCGCCGTCTTTGGCCTCAGAAGAGATCTGAACCTCACAGACAAGGATTATTCTTTGGCGATCTCCGTATTCTACATCGGTCAATTGACCTCACAGTATCCGGCCGCTTACATCCTCAGTCGATTCCACATCATACGCTTTATCGGTACTACAATTATCCTCTGCGGTATCATGGAGATGTGCATAGGAGCATCATTCAATTTTGAAGGTCTAGCTACCTGTCGTTTCTTACTAGGGTTCGCCCAAGCCGCTGTGTCTCCCGCCTTCATCATGCTCACGTCCAGCTGGTACCGTCAACACGAACACCCAATGCGTGTCGCGACGTGGATATCGATGAATGGAATCAGCCAGATAATTGGAGGTCTCCTCATGTATACTCTTGGCGATGTGGAAATGAAGATACGCAGCTGGAGAGTTGTATTCATTGTCCTCGGGGCGctgactatattctttggtGTTGTGTTCGTGATCATGGTGCCCGTGAACATTGCAACCGCCTGGTTTTTGAGCCCGCGGGAGAGAGGGGTCGCTACGAGAAGACTGGCCATGGATCGTGCTACATGCGATAAAGCAAACTTTGACTGTCAACAGCTACTTGAAGCTCTGTGTTCACCCTTGTCATGGATGTACTTCTTTATGGCATACTATATAGCGTCTGCCAATCCTATCGCAAAG TATTCCTCCATAGTCATCGACGGAGTCGGGTTCTCCAGGTCCGATTCGATGCTCGTTGGGCTTCCCGCTGGTCTGCTAAACTTCATCACCTCCTGGATTTCAGCTCTCGTTCCTTGGATGTTCCCCAATACACGGATATACACAGCTCTTTGTCTCATTCTGATACCTTTGGCGGGCTCTATAATGCTTTTCGTCTTTTCCTCTCAGACCGACGAAACTTATTCTTGGGGCATCGCGGTCTCGACATGGTTGGCAACATGTTACACTGCACCGCTCTGCTCATGTGCTGGCCTTCTAGCCAGCAATGTCAAAGGAAATACCAAAACGAGTGTTGTCGGTGCTGGGTTCTTCGTTGCATACAGCATTGGGAGCATCATAGCGCCGCTGATATGGGGGAGTGAGAGCGATACGCGGTATCTCGCTGGGTGTACTTTTTCCATTGTCAATTGGTCTTTACTGATAATTACTCTTGTCGCGTACCTTTTGATTGTCaagaaagagaatcaaaCTCGTGATTGCCAGGCTGCCAATCGACGCCTGAACTCGGAAGTTGGAGGACCAGGCGGAAGAGATGATGACCTGTCCGATGTGTCCGAAGACTAG